In the genome of Columba livia isolate bColLiv1 breed racing homer chromosome 10, bColLiv1.pat.W.v2, whole genome shotgun sequence, one region contains:
- the GLYCTK gene encoding glycerate kinase isoform X1, with amino-acid sequence MSLREHALSLFRSAVGTVRPAPMLKSALKLQGDGCTQLLVKGRAFPVKRDLYLVGFGKAVLGMAAAAEEILGDHLVRGIVNVPLGIQNSLQRAGMQEMLLKPHSKIQVIEGAKNNLPDQEALKGAVAIQELAKGLTADDLLLVLISGGGSALLPAPIPPILLEEKEKLTKTLASRGAAIQELNIVRKTLSLLKGGGLARLAYPAQVVSLILSDVIGDPLDIIASGPTAASSHSIQDCLQILTKYNLLQSLPESVETVLSHSPTKPTAPEDYSHVCNVIIGSNALALDEAKRQAEGLGYATLILSAAICGEVSRIAALYCQLVQLGCLGLAGLGEGPQGDKARGNLLQLAAELDIPGLNLAEFLQAMRGLGPERPVCILAGGETTVQLQGTGKGGRNQELALRVGLGLHQAQAAEGRSLARCDVVFLSGGTDGQDGPTEAAGAFCSPELVREALRDGLDVEAFLNNNDSYTFFSQFQDGRHLLVTGLTGTNVMDIQAILIRAMERS; translated from the exons ATGTCCCTCCGCGAGCATGCCCTGTCGCTCTTCCGCAGCGCAGTGGGCACTGTCCGACCAGCCCCGATGCTGAAGAGCGCCttgaagctccagggagacggGTGTACTCAGCTGCTGGTGAAGGGACGGGCCTTTCCAGTGAAGAGGGACCTGTACCTGGTGGGTTTCGGCAAAGCGGTGCTGGGGATGGCTGCAGCGGCAGAAGAGATCCTGGGAGACCACCTCGTTCGGGGGATCGTCAATGTGCCGCTGGGCATCCAGAACAGCCTGCAGCGAGCGGGAATGCA GGAGATGCTGCTGAAGCCACACAGCAAAATCCAGGTCATTGAAGGTGCCAAGAACAACCTCCCAGACCAAGAAGCTCTGAAGGGAGCGGTTGCCATCCAGGAGCTGGCTAAGGGTCTGACCGCAGATGATCTGCTCCTTGTGCTCATCTCAG GGGGTGGATCAGCCCTACTGCCTGCTCCCATCCCGCCCATCCTTCttgaagagaaggagaagctCACAAAGACACTGGCTTCCCGAGGAGCTGCCATACAGGAGCTGAACATTGTCCGGAAGACTCTGTCCTTGCTGAAGGGTGGAGGGTTGGCCCGGCTTGCATATCCTGCACAG GTGGTGAGCCTCATCCTTTCTGATGTGATCGGTGACCCCCTGGATATCATAGCAAGtggccccactgctgccagCTCCCACAGCATCCAAGACTGCCTTCAGATACTCACCAAATACAACTTGCTGCAAAGCCTGCCCGAGTCAGTGGAAACGGTCCTGTCCCACTCTCCCACCAAGCCCACCGCTCCTGAAGACTACTCCCACGTTTGCAATGTCATCATCGGGTCAAATGCGCTGGCTTTAGATGAGGCCAAACGCCAAGCTGAGGGCCTGGGCTACGCGACATTGATCCTGAGCGCAGCGATCTGCGGGGAGGTCAGCCGCATTGCCGCGCTGTACTGCCAGCTGGTCCAGCTGGGCTGCCTGGGCTTGGCTGGCCTTGGAGAAGGGCCCCAGGGTGACAAGGCGAGAGGGAATCTCCTGCAGCTGGCGGCAGAGCTGGACATCCCAGGTTTGAACCTTGCCGAGTTCCTGCAGGCCATGCGAGGTTTAGGACCTGAAAGACCAGTGTGCATCCTGGCTGGCGGAGAAACCACGGTTCAGCTGCAAGGAACCGGCAAGGGAGGCAGGAACCAGGAGCTGGCCCTGcgcgtggggctggggctgcaccaGGCACAGGCTGCGGAAGGCAGGAGCCTCGCGAGGTGTGACGTTGTCTTCCTCAGCGGGGGCACGGACGGGCAGGATGGGCCAACGGAGGCGGCAGGGGCTTTCTGCAGCCCCGAGCTGGTGCGTGAGGCGCTGCGGGACGGCCTCGACGTGGAGGCATTTCTCAACAACAACGACTCCTATACATTCTTCAGCCAGTTCCAAGATGGGCGTCATCTCCTGGTGACAGGCTTGACGGGCACCAATGTCATGGACATCCAGGCCATTTTGATTAGAGCCATGGAGAGATCATGA
- the GLYCTK gene encoding glycerate kinase isoform X2 has protein sequence MLLKPHSKIQVIEGAKNNLPDQEALKGAVAIQELAKGLTADDLLLVLISGGGSALLPAPIPPILLEEKEKLTKTLASRGAAIQELNIVRKTLSLLKGGGLARLAYPAQVVSLILSDVIGDPLDIIASGPTAASSHSIQDCLQILTKYNLLQSLPESVETVLSHSPTKPTAPEDYSHVCNVIIGSNALALDEAKRQAEGLGYATLILSAAICGEVSRIAALYCQLVQLGCLGLAGLGEGPQGDKARGNLLQLAAELDIPGLNLAEFLQAMRGLGPERPVCILAGGETTVQLQGTGKGGRNQELALRVGLGLHQAQAAEGRSLARCDVVFLSGGTDGQDGPTEAAGAFCSPELVREALRDGLDVEAFLNNNDSYTFFSQFQDGRHLLVTGLTGTNVMDIQAILIRAMERS, from the exons ATGCTGCTGAAGCCACACAGCAAAATCCAGGTCATTGAAGGTGCCAAGAACAACCTCCCAGACCAAGAAGCTCTGAAGGGAGCGGTTGCCATCCAGGAGCTGGCTAAGGGTCTGACCGCAGATGATCTGCTCCTTGTGCTCATCTCAG GGGGTGGATCAGCCCTACTGCCTGCTCCCATCCCGCCCATCCTTCttgaagagaaggagaagctCACAAAGACACTGGCTTCCCGAGGAGCTGCCATACAGGAGCTGAACATTGTCCGGAAGACTCTGTCCTTGCTGAAGGGTGGAGGGTTGGCCCGGCTTGCATATCCTGCACAG GTGGTGAGCCTCATCCTTTCTGATGTGATCGGTGACCCCCTGGATATCATAGCAAGtggccccactgctgccagCTCCCACAGCATCCAAGACTGCCTTCAGATACTCACCAAATACAACTTGCTGCAAAGCCTGCCCGAGTCAGTGGAAACGGTCCTGTCCCACTCTCCCACCAAGCCCACCGCTCCTGAAGACTACTCCCACGTTTGCAATGTCATCATCGGGTCAAATGCGCTGGCTTTAGATGAGGCCAAACGCCAAGCTGAGGGCCTGGGCTACGCGACATTGATCCTGAGCGCAGCGATCTGCGGGGAGGTCAGCCGCATTGCCGCGCTGTACTGCCAGCTGGTCCAGCTGGGCTGCCTGGGCTTGGCTGGCCTTGGAGAAGGGCCCCAGGGTGACAAGGCGAGAGGGAATCTCCTGCAGCTGGCGGCAGAGCTGGACATCCCAGGTTTGAACCTTGCCGAGTTCCTGCAGGCCATGCGAGGTTTAGGACCTGAAAGACCAGTGTGCATCCTGGCTGGCGGAGAAACCACGGTTCAGCTGCAAGGAACCGGCAAGGGAGGCAGGAACCAGGAGCTGGCCCTGcgcgtggggctggggctgcaccaGGCACAGGCTGCGGAAGGCAGGAGCCTCGCGAGGTGTGACGTTGTCTTCCTCAGCGGGGGCACGGACGGGCAGGATGGGCCAACGGAGGCGGCAGGGGCTTTCTGCAGCCCCGAGCTGGTGCGTGAGGCGCTGCGGGACGGCCTCGACGTGGAGGCATTTCTCAACAACAACGACTCCTATACATTCTTCAGCCAGTTCCAAGATGGGCGTCATCTCCTGGTGACAGGCTTGACGGGCACCAATGTCATGGACATCCAGGCCATTTTGATTAGAGCCATGGAGAGATCATGA